A genomic segment from Candidatus Nanopelagicales bacterium encodes:
- a CDS encoding winged helix DNA-binding domain-containing protein → MTTSNPAQPGRSNPAQPRRSNPAQVARVRLGNLLLGTHPHTDATAVTEWLGALQAQDLSSCEWSLGARLPGSTRSDVDRAITEGRVLRTWPMRGTLHLVPAVDAGWMLASTGRLALNGVKRRWQNLGLDEQTANRAAEILQAALAGGHRLTRSEALQTLTDSGIDTSGQRGYHFIWFASQIGVTCLGPNVGREQTIVLLADWAPHQVTRDPDDALRELALRFVRSHGPVSTADFARWTGLGVRAARRAITANDDAVTTVATTDGSGEPQWQGREPLEPFSGALVLPGFDEFILGYKDRSAMVDPQFQNRLVPGGNGVFRATIVVDGQVRGTWRRTRRRSAEVIEVESFAPLSVPARKALNAAFAGYGRFLDRAVTVNYV, encoded by the coding sequence GTGACCACATCCAATCCGGCGCAGCCTGGGCGATCCAATCCGGCGCAGCCTCGGCGATCCAACCCCGCGCAGGTTGCTCGCGTCAGACTCGGAAACCTCCTGCTCGGCACACACCCACATACCGATGCCACGGCGGTGACTGAATGGCTCGGTGCGCTGCAGGCCCAGGATCTGAGCAGTTGCGAGTGGTCGCTGGGGGCACGGTTGCCGGGCAGCACACGATCGGACGTGGATCGTGCCATCACCGAGGGGAGGGTCCTGCGGACATGGCCGATGCGCGGCACCCTCCACTTGGTCCCCGCCGTCGATGCCGGCTGGATGTTGGCAAGCACTGGTCGTCTCGCGCTGAACGGTGTCAAGCGGCGGTGGCAGAACCTGGGCCTTGACGAACAGACGGCCAACCGAGCAGCCGAGATCTTGCAGGCGGCACTCGCCGGTGGTCACCGCCTGACCCGGTCTGAAGCGCTTCAGACACTGACCGATTCCGGAATCGACACGTCCGGGCAGCGCGGCTACCACTTCATCTGGTTCGCCAGCCAGATCGGCGTGACCTGTCTGGGCCCGAACGTCGGCCGGGAGCAGACCATCGTGCTCCTTGCCGACTGGGCTCCCCACCAAGTCACACGTGACCCCGACGACGCTCTACGAGAACTGGCCCTGCGTTTCGTGCGGAGCCACGGGCCGGTCTCGACCGCCGATTTCGCGCGATGGACCGGACTCGGTGTCCGGGCTGCCCGCCGGGCCATCACCGCCAATGACGACGCGGTCACCACTGTCGCGACGACGGACGGATCGGGAGAACCACAGTGGCAGGGACGCGAGCCGCTCGAACCGTTCTCGGGTGCGCTGGTGCTTCCGGGATTCGACGAGTTCATCCTGGGATACAAGGACCGCTCGGCCATGGTTGACCCCCAGTTCCAGAATCGTCTCGTACCAGGAGGCAATGGCGTGTTCCGGGCCACCATCGTGGTCGATGGTCAAGTCAGGGGAACCTGGCGCAGAACCAGACGGCGTAGCGCGGAGGTCATCGAGGTGGAGTCCTTCGCGCCGCTGTCCGTCCCAGCACGCAAGGCACTGAACGCCGCCTTCGCGGGGTATGGCCGATTCCTGGACCGCGCGGTGACCGTCAACTACGTGTGA
- a CDS encoding pyrimidine reductase family protein has translation MQLLFPQHYGTLSPAGVADAFTWPDTDRPFLRAIMVSTADGAARSPKGLSGGISSAADRLVFATVRGLSDVILVGAETVRSEGYRAPRPRPELADRRQAAGQAPTPRLAIITRSGDLDIAGSLFSEAAEPPLIYVPATMADERRTSLATVAEVVVAGDEDVAAPLVVADLCARGLNRVACEGGPSILGQFVAHRLIDELCLTITPLLYGGTSSESPVTRIIAGLPLDDSPRPMRLAHIIESDGTLFLRYTAPL, from the coding sequence GTGCAACTGCTCTTCCCCCAACACTACGGAACCCTCTCCCCAGCCGGGGTGGCCGACGCCTTCACCTGGCCCGACACCGACCGACCGTTCCTTCGGGCCATCATGGTGTCAACTGCCGATGGCGCTGCGCGGTCCCCCAAGGGGCTGTCCGGCGGCATCTCCTCAGCGGCCGATCGCCTCGTCTTCGCTACTGTCCGCGGCCTCTCGGACGTTATCCTGGTCGGCGCCGAGACAGTGCGCAGCGAGGGTTACCGAGCCCCCCGACCTCGACCGGAACTGGCCGACCGTCGGCAGGCCGCGGGTCAGGCGCCCACTCCGCGGCTGGCGATCATCACGCGGTCCGGTGACCTCGATATCGCGGGCTCCCTGTTCTCGGAGGCGGCCGAGCCACCCTTGATCTACGTACCTGCCACCATGGCGGACGAACGCCGGACGTCCTTGGCCACCGTTGCCGAGGTGGTCGTCGCCGGCGACGAGGACGTGGCAGCACCCCTCGTCGTGGCGGACCTGTGCGCGCGTGGGTTGAACCGCGTTGCCTGCGAGGGCGGTCCCAGCATTCTGGGACAGTTCGTCGCTCACCGTCTCATCGACGAGTTGTGTCTGACCATCACGCCCCTGCTCTACGGGGGCACAAGCAGCGAGAGCCCGGTGACGCGAATCATCGCGGGTCTGCCGCTGGACGATTCCCCGCGACCCATGCGCTTGGCGCACATCATCGAGTCCGACGGAACACTGTTCCTGCGATACACGGCGCCACTGTGA